In Doryrhamphus excisus isolate RoL2022-K1 chromosome 7, RoL_Dexc_1.0, whole genome shotgun sequence, one genomic interval encodes:
- the LOC131132840 gene encoding oocyte zinc finger protein XlCOF20-like, protein MCERTTAEYEEELCRTKEENERQRQLLDAVSKRYQVGLHGADVRVDHLPPEQQEWSFMAEQKEIKEEEEEPRPPHIKEEEEDHSISQEGEHPEGPEEFPVIGVIVKSEDDEDDEGESEEKREAEPPSSSSTQHMTTEADGDHCGGSPADKLLAPLSDSEHTTSHSPDTDDDDSTADMTCHPDDTRFQCSQCDTTFKHRRSLNRHVRTHTGQKPFVCSVCGKRFSLKSNLKVHTRIHTGEKPFSCSVCGKSFVQSQCLKIHMRMHTGEKPFMCTLCGKIFSRNSHLTLHTRVHTGEKPYSCPVCGTSFSRKDELKIHKRIHTAEKPFSCSVCGTGFTHKQYLTAHARVHTGEKPFTCSICGAGFTQSHCLKTHMKRHSGEKLFCCSVCGIRFIRQYELKIHTRIHTAEKPFSCSICGTHFRLNQHLKRHMKVHAGEEVLHCSVCAQSFSSKSQLNKHSCAGENSNRK, encoded by the exons ATGTGCGAAAGAACGAcagcagagtacgaggaggaactttgtcgaacaaaagaggagaacgagcgacaacgtcaactactggacgcTGTTTCCAAGAGGTATCAAGTTGGGTTGCACGGAGCAG ACGTCAGGGTAGATCATCTTCCCCCTGAGCAGCAGGAGTGGAGTTTCATGGCGGAGCAGAAGgaaattaaagaggaagaggaggagccccGACCCCcgcacattaaagaggaagaggaggaccacagcatcagccaggagggagagcatccTGAAGGACCAGAGGAGTTCCCAGTGATTGGCGTcattgtgaagagtgaagatgatgaagacgatgaaggtgaaagtgaggagaagagagaggcggagcctccaagcagcagctcaactcaacacatgacaacagaagccgatggagaccactgtggaggatcaccagcagacaagctcttagctccactatcagatagcgagcacacgacgtcacactctcctgacactgatgatgacgACTCCACagctgatatgacatgtcaccCTGACGACACACGCTTTCAATGCTCTCAGTGTGACACAACGTTCAAACACCGGCGTAGTCTCAATCGACACGTGAGAACGCACACAGGCCAGAAGCCGTTCGTGTGCTCTGTTTGTGGGAAAAGATTCTCTCTAAAGTCAAATTTAAAAGTACATAcgagaatacacactggagagaaaccattttcCTGTTCCGTGTGCGGTAAAAGTTTTGTCCAAAGTCAGTGTTTGAAAATACACATGAGGatgcacacaggagagaaaccattcATGTGCACGCTTTGCGGTAAAATATTCTCTCGGAATTCTCATTTGACATTACACACGAGAgtccacactggagagaaaccatattCCTGTCCAGTGTGCGGTACAAGCTTTTCTCGAAAAGATGAGttgaaaatacacaaaagaaTACACACCGcagagaaacctttttcctgtTCCGTGTGTGGCACAGGTTTTACACACAAACAGTACTTGACGGCACACGCCAgagtacacactggagagaaaccttttaccTGTTCAATCTGCGGTGCGGGGTTTACGCAGAGTCATTGtttgaaaacacacatgaaaagACACAGTGGAGAAAAACTATTTTGCTGTTCAGTGTGTGGCATCAGGTTTATACGACAGTATGAGttgaaaatacacacaagaatacacaccgCAGAGAAACCCTTTTCTTGTTCAATCTGTGGTACACATTTCCGACTAAATCAGCATTTGAAAAGACACATGAAAGTCCACGCCGGTGAGGAAGTGTTGCATTGCAGCGTTTGTGCTCAAAGTTTCTCCTCCAAGTCCCAGCTGAACAAACACTCGTGTGCTGGGGAGAacagcaacaggaagtga